In Methanobrevibacter sp. TMH8, the sequence AAAAATGGATTATGATAAAGATATGGATAAAGTTAATATAAACGATTTAGGAATACTATTTTTAAGTACAACTTCTACACCAGATCATAATATAAAAGAATTTAAAGGGATTTTTGAAGGTAAAATCCTTATAAAAAACCAAAAATCATTGCTAAGTAAAGATAAATCAAATGAAGAAGAGATTCTAATAAAAAATCTCAGAAAAGCAAGACAACAAGCACTTATAAATCTAGCAAATCAAGGTAAAAGCAAAGGTTGTGATGCAATTCTTGATTTAACCATTGAATTTGATACATTAGGTGGTCTTAAAGAAGATAATATCCATATTGTTGTTCGTGGCACTGGTGTTAAATTAATCTAACTAATTAAAATTAGTTTTAAAACCTATATCCTATTAAAATTTTCTAAAATTAAATAAAATTAACTAAAATTAACTAAAATTAATCCTATTTTGCATTTAAATTCCTAATAAATAAGATATTGGGTCTAATCCTAACATTTTAATTCCCATATATATCATAATAATGCCAAAAATTTGTTTTAGTCTTTTTTCTGGGATTTTATATACTAATTTTGCTCCTATATATGCTGCAGGAATTGAAAAAATAGCTATAATTCCTAGATTAACTAAACTAATATAACCTAAAGAAAATGGAAATGAATTTATTCCCCATCCAGTTAAAATATAAGAAGCAGCCCCACCAATTGCAGTTAAAGAAATGAAAATCGAAGAAATTCCAATAGCTTCCTTCATTGAAAAACCTAATAAAAATACTAAAATTGGAATCAAAAAGATTCCTCCACCAATTCCAAGAAGCCCTGATGAAAATCCCACTAAAATACCAAAAAAAGCCCCAATATAAAGAGATAATTTTATTTTTTTAAATCCAAAGAACCCATTCTTATTATTCCTCTCAAATAACATAGTTATAGCTATTAAAATTAAAAATATCCCTAATATGTTACTTAATATATTATAAGGAAGATATGAAGAAGTAATTCCCCCTAATATCCCACCAATTATTCCAAAAATACCCAGAGTAACTCCTGGTTTTAATATATTCTCTAATCTATGTTGATGAGTATAAGCTCCTGATAATGACGTAGGTATAATAATAGCTAAACTTGTTCCAAGAGATATTCTCAATGCTAAATCAGAATCAACACCAATTGAAGTTAAAAGAAAATATTGTAGAGGAACCATTAAAAATCCTCCACCTAATCCCAATAATCCTGATGAAATCCCTGCAAATACTCCTATAAATATTAAAAAGATAATATATTCTATTGAAAAGATAAAAACACCTGAAACTATATCAATTAATGAAAAGTAAAGTAATTTTAGAATTTTGAATGATAAATCATTATTTCATAATATATTATTTCATAATTTTTCATTTTATATCTAATTCTATATATAATTCAATATTTCTTAATTTATATATTTATTTAGAAATATTTTAGATTAATAATAATTATTATATCTTTAAAATATATTAATTAAATCATTAATTTATTGATTATTCAGTAGTAAAATAAAATAATTAAATTAATAATTAATTAATAATCAAATGAAATAAATAGATTGATAAATAGATTGATAATTAGATAAATAGTTAAATAAATAGTTAAATAATTAATGAAATTAAATAATAATATAAAAAGATCTATAATAAAAACATCTAAATCAATAATAAGCTATAATAAATCTTTATTGAATGACAACAAAATATATATAACTTTTAAATTACATACATTAAATTAGTATAAAAAGTTATATGATATTATATGATAAAATAAATAAATTACATTCAAAAAATCAAGATCAACATGAAAATAGATAGATATACAGGAGTAGGAATATTATTCATACTTTTAGCAATAGTAATATTTTTTACTGATGTATTGAATCCATTTATAAGACCATTTACATACTTATTTTTAATGGGATCTTCAAAAGGAAAAGATATTCTATTTTTCACTATATTTGGGATTTTTTTAATCTTAAGTCAATTATTTGAATATAATACAGATTTTAAAAATAATAGATTTGTTAAAAAATTAATGTCTCATAAATTCTCATCCATATTTAAGTTAAAGAATAATACATATATCAAAATTTCATTAACTATATTTTTAGCTACAGCTATTTTTGGACTAATTTTAGAAATAATAATGAGATATCAAATGGGAATTTCACCATTAACAACATTTATTGCTATGAACAATGGCAGTATAGCCAGTACAAGTATAATACATTCCCATATATATAAATCAGTTATTGGAGGCATAATAGATTCTATTTTTTCAATTATAACAATTGGAATTCCTGCAGGAGTCAATACTGGAGATGCTTTGTTAAAATATGTTCCAAATATAGCCAATATAATTATAGTTATTTTGCCTATATTATTTTTAACACAACTAGGTTCTATGAAAAATCGTTTTGGACCTAGTAGAATCTTTTTAATATTTACATCTACTTGTGGACTAATTGGAATATTTGATGGTGGTTTATTTGGTGTTCCTTGTGCTGCTGGAATATATGGAATGTTATTAGTTTATTTTGATGAAACTGGTTTTGATTATTATTTTGCTAAATTATTTAGAAACAAAAGTATTTTAAATAAAACTAAAGGAAAAATGGATATTATTAAAAAATACAAAATACTCTCATATAAAACATTCAAAAGATTTATTCCTCATTTATTTGTTATATTATTAATAATACTTAGATTATCCGTTTCATTATTAGGAACAAATACAGAATATTATGAAGTAGAAATAATGAATCCAACAGCTACATTAGAAGATATAAAAAATAGTTTAAATAGCTATTCTATATTGTCTATACAAGAAAATAAGGAGAATAATGGAAATAATATAAATAATATTATAATTCATATTTCTCCAGAATATAATGAAGATGAACTATTGAATAGCCTAATTAAATCACTTAAGAATAAATGTAGTGGATATTCGATGACTTGGAATGCATATAGCTATTTTAACTCGAATACAACAAATTTAACAAATTCAACAAATACGATAAATTTAGCAAATAATTAAAAGACCAAAACGAAAAATAAAAATAATTAATGATTAGTATGAATATTAAATTTAAATAAAATATTACTTAATATATTACATAATTATTACCCAATATATTATTTAAATATTATTTAATATAATATATGAATATTATATAATTTTATAATTATTATAATTTAAGAAAATTGTGAAGATTACTAAATAAATTTGATGATTAAATGAAGCTCAGTATTATTATTCCAACATATAATGAAGAAGAATATTTACCCATTCTACTCAAAAGTATTAAATCTCAAAAATTTAAGGACTATGAGATAATAGTAGCTGATGCTAACTCTTGTGATAATACTTTGAAAATAGCTGAAAGTTATGGTTGTAATATAGTAGAAGGAGGCCTGCCCGGCATTGGGAGAAACAATGGGGCGAAGGTAGCTAAAGGAGAAATATTGTTATTTTTAGATTCAGATTTGGAACTTACTGAAGATTATCTTGAAAATACAATAGATGAATTTGATAGAGATAATTTAGACATTGGAATCACCCAAATAAATCCCTTATCTGAAAAAACACGAGATAAAATTCTCCATGACTTGGCAAATTGGTTTATGATAGCTTTTGAAAAAATTAAACCCCATGGAGCAGGTTGTTATGGAATAATTGCTAGAAAAGAGCTTCATGAAAAATATCATGGATTTGATGAAAGACTTACTTTTGGAGAAGATACTGATTATATTGAAAGATTAGCTAAAAATAACAAATTTAAAGTTCTTAGAAATCCCATTATAAATGTTTCTACTAGAAGATTGGAAGAAGAAGGATTAGGTAAACTTTTAAGACAATATGGGAAAAGTACTCTCAATGATTTTAGGGGAATTAGAACCAATGCAGATGAATTAGAATATGGTTTTGAACATGGTGCTAAAGATTCATTAGAAAAAGAAGATTTACTTGCAAAAATAAAAAAAATATCAGAAAACCATTCCATAGTTAATGAGAGTATTAATGTTAATAATGAGAATAATGAAAAAAATCAAACCAATACATCTGAATGGGAAACTCTTAAGTTAGAAAATTCTCTTGAAAAATCAAAAAATCTACCAACAATAGTGAAAAATGATAAAAAAACAATATTCTATTCAATTTGTGGAGAAGGTATGGGTCATGCTGTTAGAAGTGCTGTTATTTTAGAAGAATTAACAAAAGAAAAAAATAAAGATAAGTATGAGATATACATATTTTCAAGCGACAGAGCTTATGAATATTTGAAAGATAAATTTGATAATGTATTTGAGATTGGTGGATTTAATACTGTCTATGAAAATAATGCTGTTAAAAATAAAAGGACACTTTTAAATGCTATTAAAGCAACACCTAATAATTTAAAAGAGAATTATGGAATCTTATATAAAAAAGCAAGAGAACATAAGCCAAATATAATAATATCTGATTTTGAGAATTATTCAAATGTTCTAAGTAAAATTATTAATGTTCCACTTATAAGTCTCGATAATATTCATATGATAACTCAAACAATGATTGATTATCCTCCTAAACATAGACAAGATATGTTAGCTGCAAAAGGCGTTATAAGATCATATATTCTAAGGCCAAAAAGATATATCCTTACTAGTTTCTTTTTCCCAGAGATAAAAAATCAGGAAAAAGCAATAATTTATCCTCCAGTTATAAGAGATAAAATAAGAAATCTTAAAACTAGTTATCAGGACTATATTTTAGTCTATCAAACAAGTTCATCAAACACTCAACTAATAAAAACATTGAAAAAGTCTGATGAAAAATTCATCATTTATGGATTCAATAAAGAAGGAAAAGACGGAAATTTAACCTTTAGAAAATTCAATGAAGACAAAATATATAATGATATGAGTAATGCAAAAGCTGTTATAACAAACGGAGGATTTACCTTAATTACAGAAGCTATATATCTAAAAAAACCTATTTATACAATTCCTGCAAAAGGAAACTTTGAACAATTGTTAAATGGTTTTTATATAGATAAGTTAGGTTATGGTGAGATGCATGAAAAAATTAATATTACAACCCTTAAGTTATTCTTAGATAAACTTTCTAAGTATCAAGATAACTTAAAGAATGTTAAAAATAATGATAATAAAAAAATTATTCAAGAATTAGAAAAATCAATAGAAATTTATTCTAAAGAATATTAATATTATATACTATTTTTATAAATTAACTAATATTAATGAAAATAAAATAGAATAGAATAAAATAATAAAAGGAATGAAAATAAAATAAAAATAAAAATAAACAATAGTTATAATATATTAATATTTAATAAAATATTACTAAAGTAGTATTAATTAAAAATTAACTAAAATTAATTGAAATAATAAAAATTAAAAATTAAAGAGTTACACCCATTTCAAGCTGTTCTGTAAGCTCTTTGTATCTATTTCTTATAGTAACTTCAGTAACACCTGCAATATCTGCAACATCTCTTTGGGTTTTTCTCTCACCGAGAAGAACAGATGCAATATATAATGCAGCTGCAGCTACTCCAGTTGGACCTCTACCAGATGTGAGTCCTTTTTCCATAGCTTTTTCAATAATTTCAATAGCTCTTGATTGAACTTCTCCTGAAAGCCCAAGTTCACTTGCAAATCTTGGAACATAATCAACAGGTGATGTAGGAGGCAATTTAATATTAAGTTCTCGAGTTAAAAATCTGTAAGTTCTTCCAACTTCCTTTTTACTTACTCTTGAAACTTCAGCTATCTCATCTAAAGTACGAGGAACATTACATCTTCTACATGCAGCATAAAGTGAAGCAGCTACGACACCTTCAATACTACGGCCCCTAATAAGTTTATTTTCAACAGCACTTCTGTATACAACAGAAGCAGCTTCTCTAACACTTCTTGGAAGGCCAAGTCTTGAAGAATCTCTGTCAAGTTCACTTAAAGCAAATGCAAGATTACGTTCTGTAGCACCAGAAATTCTAATTTTTCTTTGCCATTTCCTTAACCTATACCACTGAGCACGATTTCTTGCAGGAATATCTCTACCATAGATATCTTTATTTCTCCAATCAATCATTGTACTTAAACCTTTATCATGTATAGTATAAGTAATTGGAGCACCTACCCTAGTACGCTTATCTCTTTGTTCGTGATCAAATGCTCTCCATTCAGGACCCATATCCACAAGATTTTCATCAATAACTAGACCACAGCTAGCACAAACAACTTCTGCTCGTTCATAGTCTCCAATTAAATTTTCTGATCCACATTCTGGACATTTATTCTGTTTTTCTGTATCTGAAACATCATTTTGCATTCTTTTCTTTGCAGAAATATTTTCAATCGGTTTTCCTTTTTCAGAAAACTTAGTTTTCATTTCTTCTTTCGTGTTAATCTCCCCATGTAATTGGTTATTAAAAAATTTTATTGAATCATTAGTCTTAAAAATTTGGAAAATTAATTTTTTATTAATTTTTTATTAATTTTTTATTAATTTAATCGATTAATAAATAATAAATAAACAAATCAAAAACAATTAATTGCTTATATTAATCCTCTAAGAACAACTGCCTTTAATTAAATTAAATTATAACAATTTATAATATTAACAATTTATAACTATTTTAATTAATAAAAATAATCAATTTAAGACCTATTATTCTTTCTATTTTTGTTATTTCTTTTAAATTTACCTTTTTTCTTATTTTTAGGATTGTTTGAAACATACAAATCTTCACCAGACTTTTTTTCAAAATTTTCAGCCCCTATAGACTTAAAAATTCCTATTGAAATATATGGTTCTTTAGTAGGACCAAAAACATCCACAACTTTACCTATTTTCTTTTTATCCTTATTAAAAACAAAAGCACCCGAAGGAGGAGATTGAGAAGATCTAGCTATTAGTCTTCCAGAATGAGATAAATGTGAAATATTTCCTAAAAACTTCATAAAATCAAATTTTAAAAATTAAAACTTATTATTCAACAATACATATAATATCTCTATTCTATTATATAAACTTTACGATAGTATTATATATAATTAGTAATACTTATTTAAATAAATTGCTATTTAATTTAAATCAAAACTTTAGAAACCTACAAACAATCTAATAAAGAAAATTATAAAGAATCTAAAAAGAATATTATAAATAATCTAATAAATATTATATTTAGTCTTATAAATAAAATTATAAAATATTATATCCTCTATTAAATTTAATAAAAATATTAATAAAATTTATAAAATATTATTTTTAAATAAAAATTGTATAATATTATATAATTATATAATATTATAAAATATTAAAATATTATAAAAAATAAAATATCATAAAATTAATAAATTAATTACATTCTAGCTTTATCATAAACATTTTTTAAAGTTTCCATATCAACATTAGTATAAATCTGAGTAGTTGAAAGGTTAGAATGTCCCAATAACTGTTGGATAACCCTAATGTCAACTCCATTTTTAAGTAAATGTGTAGCAAAAGAATGTCTTAAAATATGAGGAGTAACCCGTTTTTTGATTCCAGCTTCTTTTGCGTGATCTTTTATCATTATCTGAATATAACGCGTAGTTAAAGGATTATTTCTCCGATTTGTAAATAAATAATCATCATTAGAATCTATTAAACTTATATATTCCTCAATCAGTTCTTTTGTATGATTATCAAAAAGAACTATTCTATCCTTATCTCCTTTACCCCTTATTCGAATAGTACGTTCCTTAAGATCAATATCTTTGATAACTAAAGAAACAAGTTCCGAAACTCGAATTCCAGAAGAGTATAATAATGTTAAAATAAGCTTATTTCTAAGTCTTGTTTTTATTTTATATATATTATTATATTCAAGTGATTCCTTTAAATCATAATCAAAAGCATTGATTAATTTTTCTACTTCTAATTCATTTAAAGACTTTGGAAGAGATTTTGTCCGTTTAGGAGTATGAATTTCATCTAAAAAATATAGATTATGGAATTCTAAGAATTTTTTTGAAGCAACTGTAACAAGATATATATAATTTTGAGAAGCTAATTTGTCCCTCTTTAAATGTTGAATATATATTTTAAAACTTCTTAAAAATTTTTTTTCGTCATATAAATCATTAACAGAATCTAAATATTCATATAAATTTTTGATTACAGATTTATATGTTTTTATAGTATTTCTAGAATAATTTCTAATTTCTAGTTCGATTAAATATTCTTCCATCATTTCTTCAAAATCAAAAACTTCTAAAATAGTTTTTATATCCCCATTTTCATCATAAGCAGGCAAACCATTATTTGGAGGATCAAACCACTTTTTAGATATCTTAATCTGATTAATTTCAGAATATTCTGTCATTTTATTCACTTATTTAAATATTTATAGAAAAACATCTTTGATTAAAAATTAAAATATAACCAAAATGCCCATTAATTCGAAATTATTATATATATTAGAAAAACAATGAAAAACAATTACTTTTATTATATTTGTTTTAACTAGTTAATATATTTTATTTAAATACCTAATTCCGAAAAATAAAAGTTTTTATATTTTATATAATTTACTTAAATTGTCCCAAATGCTTATAAAACCATTTTTTAGTTAATTCCGCAAACAATATATATAAGACAACAATACTTAATAAAACTGGGTAAAATATTAATGGTAATGGCCTAAATCCTAATACTGATGCAAAAGGAAGAAAAGGCAATATCATTATAAATAAAGCTACAGCAATAGAAGCAATAGCTAAATATTTACTAGGTTTACTTTTTAAAAATGACCTTTGAGTACGTATTACCAATACAATCAACGTAGCTGATACTACAGATTCCATAAACCAACCTGTCTGAAATTCAACTTCAGATGCCTTGAAAAGTAACAAAAGTATAGCAAAAGTAACATAATCAAAAATCGAACTTAGAACTCCAAAAGTTATCATGAATCTTTTTATAAAACTTAAATTCCAACCATGAGGACTATTTATCCATTCTTCATCAACATTATCCGAAGGAATCGTCATAGAAGGCATATCAGTCATTAAGTTTGTAAGTAATACTTGTTTTGGTAATAATGGAAGAAATGGTAAAAACATAGACGCTCCAGCCATACTAAACATATTTCCAAAATTAGCACTAGTAGCCATAAATATATATTTCTGAGTATTAGCAAAGGTTCTCCTTCCTTCTTTTACACCTTCAATAAGAACTTCTAAATTTTTATTCAATAAAACAATATCTGCCGATTCTTTAGCTACATCTACTGCAGTATTAACTGACAAACCAACATCCGCTGCATGAATAGCTGATATATCATTAATACCATCACCCATATAACCAACAACCTTCCCAGACTTTTTTAAAGCTAGTATTATTCTTTCTTTTTGATTAGGTTCTATTTCAGCGAAAACATCAATTTTAGATACATTATGAGCAAAAGCAACATCACCCATCTTATGGATCTGATCCCCAGTAAGAACTTCTGCATCTCCCATACCAACTTGTTTAGCCATATTTTTAGCTATCAAAGCATTATCTCCAGTAATAACTTTAAGATCTATTTTAAGATCTTCAATATCCCGTATTGTTTCAATTATGCCTTCTTTCGGAGGATCAAAAAGAGAAATAAAACCTGCAAATATCATTCCTGACTCATCATCCCTAGTAACAACAGAAACATTCTCAAAATCTTTATAAGAAACAGCCAATGTTCTATATCCTTGGGAACTTAAATCTTCATAAATTTTTTTTATTTTATCAATTTTTGTAGATATGGGAAAAATATTTCCCTCATTATCAATAACATCACTACAAATTTTTAATATTTCCAAAACCGC encodes:
- a CDS encoding sulfite exporter TauE/SafE family protein — its product is MLKLLYFSLIDIVSGVFIFSIEYIIFLIFIGVFAGISSGLLGLGGGFLMVPLQYFLLTSIGVDSDLALRISLGTSLAIIIPTSLSGAYTHQHRLENILKPGVTLGIFGIIGGILGGITSSYLPYNILSNILGIFLILIAITMLFERNNKNGFFGFKKIKLSLYIGAFFGILVGFSSGLLGIGGGIFLIPILVFLLGFSMKEAIGISSIFISLTAIGGAASYILTGWGINSFPFSLGYISLVNLGIIAIFSIPAAYIGAKLVYKIPEKRLKQIFGIIMIYMGIKMLGLDPISYLLGI
- a CDS encoding MJ1255/VC2487 family glycosyltransferase, which encodes MKLSIIIPTYNEEEYLPILLKSIKSQKFKDYEIIVADANSCDNTLKIAESYGCNIVEGGLPGIGRNNGAKVAKGEILLFLDSDLELTEDYLENTIDEFDRDNLDIGITQINPLSEKTRDKILHDLANWFMIAFEKIKPHGAGCYGIIARKELHEKYHGFDERLTFGEDTDYIERLAKNNKFKVLRNPIINVSTRRLEEEGLGKLLRQYGKSTLNDFRGIRTNADELEYGFEHGAKDSLEKEDLLAKIKKISENHSIVNESINVNNENNEKNQTNTSEWETLKLENSLEKSKNLPTIVKNDKKTIFYSICGEGMGHAVRSAVILEELTKEKNKDKYEIYIFSSDRAYEYLKDKFDNVFEIGGFNTVYENNAVKNKRTLLNAIKATPNNLKENYGILYKKAREHKPNIIISDFENYSNVLSKIINVPLISLDNIHMITQTMIDYPPKHRQDMLAAKGVIRSYILRPKRYILTSFFFPEIKNQEKAIIYPPVIRDKIRNLKTSYQDYILVYQTSSSNTQLIKTLKKSDEKFIIYGFNKEGKDGNLTFRKFNEDKIYNDMSNAKAVITNGGFTLITEAIYLKKPIYTIPAKGNFEQLLNGFYIDKLGYGEMHEKINITTLKLFLDKLSKYQDNLKNVKNNDNKKIIQELEKSIEIYSKEY
- a CDS encoding transcription initiation factor IIB, which produces MQNDVSDTEKQNKCPECGSENLIGDYERAEVVCASCGLVIDENLVDMGPEWRAFDHEQRDKRTRVGAPITYTIHDKGLSTMIDWRNKDIYGRDIPARNRAQWYRLRKWQRKIRISGATERNLAFALSELDRDSSRLGLPRSVREAASVVYRSAVENKLIRGRSIEGVVAASLYAACRRCNVPRTLDEIAEVSRVSKKEVGRTYRFLTRELNIKLPPTSPVDYVPRFASELGLSGEVQSRAIEIIEKAMEKGLTSGRGPTGVAAAALYIASVLLGERKTQRDVADIAGVTEVTIRNRYKELTEQLEMGVTL
- a CDS encoding Gar1/Naf1 family protein, whose amino-acid sequence is MKFLGNISHLSHSGRLIARSSQSPPSGAFVFNKDKKKIGKVVDVFGPTKEPYISIGIFKSIGAENFEKKSGEDLYVSNNPKNKKKGKFKRNNKNRKNNRS
- the xerA gene encoding site-specific tyrosine recombinase/integron integrase, with amino-acid sequence MMEEYLIELEIRNYSRNTIKTYKSVIKNLYEYLDSVNDLYDEKKFLRSFKIYIQHLKRDKLASQNYIYLVTVASKKFLEFHNLYFLDEIHTPKRTKSLPKSLNELEVEKLINAFDYDLKESLEYNNIYKIKTRLRNKLILTLLYSSGIRVSELVSLVIKDIDLKERTIRIRGKGDKDRIVLFDNHTKELIEEYISLIDSNDDYLFTNRRNNPLTTRYIQIMIKDHAKEAGIKKRVTPHILRHSFATHLLKNGVDIRVIQQLLGHSNLSTTQIYTNVDMETLKNVYDKARM